A genomic window from Maridesulfovibrio bastinii DSM 16055 includes:
- the pyrH gene encoding UMP kinase, protein MDKLRYSRVLIKLSGEALAGDQHFGIEPHAISKFCREIADVSATGLQVALVIGGGNIFRGMSASAKGMDRSSADYMGMLATVMNAMAVQDALEKIGCDTRVMSAIPMQAVAEPYIRRRAVRHLEKGRVVICAAGTGNPFFTTDTAAALRAMELKAEAIIKATKVDGVYDKDPVKYPDAVKYDTVSYIEALEKRLGVMDSTAISLAMDNNLPIIVFNLFEEGNIERVVKGEKLGTIVQGE, encoded by the coding sequence ATGGACAAATTGCGTTATTCACGGGTATTGATCAAACTCAGCGGAGAAGCTTTAGCTGGAGATCAGCATTTTGGAATCGAGCCTCATGCCATCAGCAAATTTTGCAGGGAAATAGCTGATGTTTCAGCTACCGGACTTCAGGTAGCACTGGTCATCGGCGGTGGAAATATATTCCGTGGAATGTCCGCATCCGCAAAAGGAATGGACAGATCTTCTGCTGACTATATGGGAATGCTCGCAACAGTTATGAACGCAATGGCTGTTCAGGACGCGCTTGAAAAAATAGGATGTGACACAAGAGTCATGTCGGCAATCCCCATGCAGGCAGTTGCAGAACCGTATATCCGCCGCAGAGCTGTTAGACATCTTGAAAAAGGCCGCGTTGTTATATGCGCTGCCGGAACGGGAAATCCATTTTTCACGACTGACACAGCCGCAGCCCTTAGAGCTATGGAACTTAAAGCTGAAGCTATTATCAAGGCTACTAAAGTTGACGGTGTCTATGACAAGGATCCGGTGAAATATCCTGATGCTGTCAAATACGATACCGTTTCATATATTGAAGCTCTTGAAAAAAGGCTCGGTGTCATGGACTCCACCGCTATCTCCCTCGCAATGGACAACAATCTTCCCATTATTGTCTTCAACCTTTTTGAAGAAGGCAACATTGAACGGGTCGTAAAAGGCGAAAAGTTAGGAACAATCGTTCAAGGAGAGTAG
- the tsf gene encoding translation elongation factor Ts, with the protein MAITAQMVKNLREKTGVGMMDCKKALAEADGDEEKAIKYLREKGLAKAAKKAGRSTSEGIIGSYIHNNGKLGVIVEIKCETDFVAKADQFQQLARDVAMQIAATNPICVSPEELPQDLLEKEKAIYHQQALEEGKPEKIAEKIVLGRVNKYYKEVCLLEQPFIKDDKKTIKDIVNETIAVLGENMQIGRFSRIDMNDAAPEEGGEEE; encoded by the coding sequence ATGGCTATTACCGCACAGATGGTAAAGAACCTGCGTGAGAAAACCGGCGTAGGAATGATGGATTGTAAAAAAGCTCTTGCAGAAGCTGACGGAGATGAAGAAAAGGCAATTAAATACCTTCGTGAGAAGGGTCTTGCCAAGGCAGCCAAAAAGGCCGGCCGTTCAACTTCTGAAGGAATCATCGGCAGCTACATTCACAACAACGGCAAACTCGGCGTAATTGTTGAAATCAAATGCGAAACCGACTTTGTTGCAAAAGCTGACCAGTTCCAGCAGCTCGCAAGAGACGTTGCTATGCAGATTGCTGCAACCAACCCGATTTGCGTTTCTCCCGAGGAACTTCCTCAGGATCTTCTTGAAAAAGAAAAAGCTATCTATCATCAGCAGGCCCTTGAAGAAGGAAAACCTGAAAAGATCGCTGAAAAGATCGTGCTTGGCCGCGTAAATAAATATTACAAAGAAGTATGCCTTCTTGAACAGCCTTTCATCAAGGATGACAAGAAGACCATTAAAGATATCGTTAACGAGACTATTGCAGTTCTCGGTGAAAACATGCAGATCGGCCGATTCAGCCGTATCGACATGAACGATGCAGCCCCTGAAGAAGGCGGCGAAGAAGAATAG